A single Desulfovulcanus ferrireducens DNA region contains:
- a CDS encoding nucleotide sugar dehydrogenase, whose amino-acid sequence MIRFDELISKQESIAVVGLGYVGLPLAVAFSKYFKVIGFDISEERIAALKKGVDNTKEVEPDELKKASINFSTDPKILGAAKLIIVAVPTPIDTYRRPNLRPVINASISVGQNLQPGSVVVYESTVYPGVTEDECVPILERESGLKCGRDFWVGYSPERINPGDKVHTLETIVKVVAGQDKETTELLAQVYGQVVKAGIHKASSIKVAEAAKVIENTQRDLNIALMNELAMIFDLMDIDTLEVLEAAGTKWNFLPFRPGLVGGHCIGVDPYYLTFKAEALGYHPQVILAGRRINDSVGKYVAEKTVKELIKRNCLIGHARVGVLGLTFKENVPDLRNSKVIDIITELSEYCLQVLVHDPLADPKEAEKEYGVNLLAFDQLTDLDALVLAVPHQSYKNLSAADLAKLFKNPRNGVLVDVKGMFKPDEFNAHGLSYWRL is encoded by the coding sequence TTCCCCTGGCGGTGGCTTTTAGTAAATATTTTAAGGTCATCGGCTTTGATATTAGTGAGGAAAGAATCGCGGCTCTAAAAAAGGGTGTGGACAACACCAAAGAAGTTGAACCAGATGAATTGAAAAAAGCTTCCATAAACTTCAGCACTGACCCCAAAATCCTTGGGGCGGCCAAGTTGATTATAGTGGCTGTGCCTACCCCCATAGATACATATCGTCGCCCCAATCTCAGGCCGGTTATAAATGCGTCAATTAGTGTGGGGCAAAACTTACAACCAGGCTCTGTAGTTGTTTATGAATCCACAGTTTATCCCGGGGTAACAGAAGACGAGTGCGTACCAATCTTAGAACGGGAATCAGGGCTCAAATGCGGCCGGGACTTTTGGGTTGGCTACTCTCCTGAACGTATAAATCCCGGAGATAAAGTCCATACCTTAGAAACCATCGTCAAGGTTGTTGCAGGCCAGGACAAAGAGACTACAGAACTGTTGGCCCAAGTTTACGGACAGGTGGTGAAAGCCGGCATTCATAAGGCCTCTAGCATTAAAGTAGCCGAGGCAGCTAAGGTTATTGAAAATACCCAAAGAGATTTAAATATTGCCTTGATGAATGAGTTGGCCATGATTTTTGATCTCATGGACATTGACACCTTAGAAGTTCTCGAAGCTGCTGGGACCAAATGGAATTTTCTGCCCTTTAGGCCAGGCTTGGTGGGTGGTCATTGTATCGGAGTGGATCCGTATTATTTGACTTTCAAGGCTGAGGCTCTAGGCTATCATCCCCAGGTGATTTTGGCTGGCCGGCGGATCAATGATTCCGTAGGCAAATATGTGGCTGAAAAGACAGTAAAAGAGCTAATTAAACGTAATTGCCTCATAGGCCACGCCCGAGTTGGCGTCCTTGGCCTAACTTTCAAAGAAAACGTACCTGATTTAAGAAATAGTAAAGTAATCGATATAATTACAGAACTCTCTGAATACTGCCTTCAGGTTCTTGTCCATGATCCTCTAGCTGACCCAAAAGAGGCCGAAAAAGAATATGGAGTTAATTTACTTGCTTTTGACCAACTGACAGACTTAGATGCTCTGGTTTTGGCCGTGCCGCATCAAAGCTATAAAAATTTGAGTGCTGCAGATTTGGCCAAGTTGTTTAAAAATCCTCGAAATGGAGTGCTGGTAGATGTCAAAGGCATGTTCAAGCCAGACGAGTTCAATGCTCATGGGCTATCATATTGGCGGCTGTAG